Genomic segment of Agrobacterium larrymoorei:
ACGAGAACCGAAAAGGACCTTCAAATTTCTACGCGTGATACCTCGAACGAATCCATCATCCCGGAACTGGAAAAGCGCCGCGACGACATGCGCGCGGTGGTTCTCGTTCCGCTTCTGAAGCAGCAGCGCGATGCCCGTGAGGCAACCGTCACGACGCCGACGCGCTCCACGGAAGCGAAGCTTGAGAAGGCGAAAGGTCTGGCGCTTGCCATCGATCTGACGGTGACGCAGGGGCTCATCGTGCCGGTAAGCCAGCCGCGCCCGGCTACCCTGTTCGGCACTGGCAAGATCGAGGAAATCGGCCATCTGCTGGATGAGACGGATGCGGGTCTCGTCATTGTCGATCATCCGCTGACACCCGTTCAGCAGCGCAATCTCGAAAAACAGTGGAACTCCAAGGTCATCGATCGCACCGGTCTGATCCTGGAAATCTTCGGTCGCCGGGCTTCGACCAAGGAAGGCACGTTACAGGTCGATCTCGCCCACCTGAACTACCAGAAGGGCCGACTGGTTCGCAGCTGGACCCACCTTGAGCGCCAGCGCGGTGGTGCGGGCTTCATGGGTGGTCCCGGTGAAACCCAGATTGAAGCCGACCGTCGTTTGCTGCAGGAACGCATCGTTCGCCTGGAACGCGAGTTGGAGCAGGTGGTGCGGACCCGCCAGCTTCACCGTGCCAAGCGCCGCAAGGTGCCGCATCCCATCGTTGCGCTGGTAGGCTATACCAACGCCGGGAAATCGACGCTTTTCAATCGCATCACCGGTGCGGGGGTTCTGGCGGAAGACATGCTCTTTGCCACGCTCGATCCGACGCTTCGCCGCATGAAGCTGCCGCATGGCCGCACGGTTATCCTGTCCGATACCGTCGGCTTCATCTCGGACCTGCCGACGCATCTCGTCGCAGCCTTCCGCGCGACGCTTGAAGAAGTGCTGGAAGCCGATCTCGTCCTGCATGTTCGGGACATGTCCGACCCAGACAATGCAGCACAGGCAGGAGACGTTCTTCGCATCCTCAGTGACCTTGGAATCGATGAAAAGGTTGCCGAAGAGCGCATCATCGAGGTTTGGAACAAGGTCGACAGGCTGGAACCCGAAGCGCACGACGCCATCATGCAGAGAGCGGAAGGCAAGGCCAATATCCGCGCCGTCTCAGCCATTACCGGCGAGGGCGTGGATGCGCTGATGGAAGAGATTTCCAAGCGCCTTTCCGGCGTTCTGACGGAGACGACAATCTTTCTGAATGTAGATCAGTTGCCGCTTCTTTCATGGGTCTACGACAATGCCATAGTGGACGGGCGCGAGGACCGTGAAGATGGTTCCGTGGCGCTCGATGTGCGTCTGTCTGAGATGCAGGGAGCAGAGCTTGAACGCCGCCTTGGAATTTCGGCGAAAGCCGAGCCTGAAGACTGGGAACGATAATCTTTTCAGTATGATAACGGGACGCGACGCAGTCCCGAATCTGCCCGTCGATTATTTACTATAGCAAACAATAATCATTGGGTTGTTAGGGTTTCGTAAGGGCGGCCGTATGATATTGTCTCGCAATTGATGCGAGCTATAATTGATGTTGCAACCTTTAGATCTTCCTACTGTTCTCCTGCTTCATAAACTCTCTTTTTTCATCGGCGCGCTGTGCTTCATGTATGTGCGTTCCCAGTCCAAAGAGAGTGTCGGGCTAGGGCACCTTGCTGCGGGTTTTTTCCTGATAGCAACGGCTTCGACCCTTTCAGGCATCGGGAAACTGGTTGAAGGTTGCGAGCATGAATTTGCATTGACCGGCAATTTTGCGGGTCTGGCCGGTTACACAACATTCTGGATCGGCATGTGCCGCATCAGCAGCCAGCGCATCCGGCAGAAAGAATGGCTGGTACTGCTTTTGCCATTAGGTGCATGCTCGTTGTTGCTCGCGACGGGCCTTTACACGATACCAGTCGCAAGAACGATTTCATTTCAACTGACGGCAGCTTCGCTGCTCTTCGCTTCGGCATATGTCGTGTTGTCCGACAGGCTGATTGAACCACTGCCAGTTCGCAAGGCCCTGTCTATTGCCATCATTGCATCGGCGGTGTTGACGCTTCTTGTGGTCGTCGGAAACATCCTGCCTGAAACCTCGGTCGGCCTGTCGCGAAACTCGTTCTTTGTCTCTATCGTTTGCCATTTCGCTATCGCGTTTTTCGTCATGGCCTTGGTGAAGGAGCGTGCGGAAGAGAGATTGCGCAGGCTTGCGGAGCTCGATGTTCTGACAGGCGTTCCGAACCGGCATTCCTTCAGTTCCCGCTTGCCGGATGTAATGCGGCAGGGCGATGCGATCGTGATGATCGATATCGACTATTTCAAGCGCATCAATGACGGTTTCGGGCATCTGGCTGGCGATGAAGTTTTGGCGCGGGTGGCCCGCGAGCTTTCGAGCAGGGTGCGCCCGATGGACAGCTTCGCTCGTTTCGGCGGAGAAGAATTCATTCTGTATCAGCCCGGAATTGGCATGGAGGAAGCGCTGGCTTTCGCCGATAGCACCCGGCAGATCGTGAGTACGATCAAGCACAATATCGATGAGCAGAGGGTTTCCGCCACGCTCAGCATGGGCCTTGCCATCTGCGAGGACAAAATGAGCGCGCCGCTCGCGCTGATCAAGAAAGCGGATATGGCGCTTTATGCCTCCAAGGCAAGCGGTCGTGATCAGCTTACGCTTTACCGGGCAGAGGATTTCGAAAGCGCGGCACCGCTGGAAGGCATTCGACAGGCGAGCTGATTGCGGCTCTGCTACCACCTTCAGGTCAAGGTGAAGGGCAGGGCGTCGATGCTCCTGTTCAACCGTTCCGGCTCGTATCGAGTTGACGTTCGATAGCTTTCGCCGCCTGCCAAAGTTCTTCCATCTGTTCCAGCGTAGCACTTTCCAAACTGGAGCCTGAAGCGTTCAGCGATGTTTCGATGTGGTTGAAGCGCCTGCGGAACTTGGTGTTCGTGCCGCGAAGCGCATTTTCCGGATCGGTTTTGACGTGACGGCCAATATTCACCAGAGCGAAGATCAGGTCGCCGAGTTCGTCCGTCACCTTGGCAGGATTGCCCTCAGCCAATGCCTGGCGCAGTTCGCCGATTTCCTCTTCGATCTTGTCGAGGATCGGTTCCGGCGCGGACCAGTCGAAGCCGACGCGGGCGGCCTGTTCCTGTAGCTTCAGGGCCTCGGTCAAGGCGGGCTGCGTGCGCTGGATCGACCCGAGAAATCCCGCCTTGAAATCCTCGGTAATGCCGCGGCTTGCCCGACGTTCGGCGCGCTCGCGCTTTTCCGCAGCCTTGATCTGATCCCATTGCAGCTTGACCGATTCCGGCGTGTCTGCAGCAGAAACAGCAAAAACATGCGGATGCCTGCGGATCATCTTGGAGGTGACAGCCTGCACCACATCGCCGAAGGAAAACTCGCCCATCTCTTGCGCTATGCGGGAATGAAAGACGACCTGTAGTAGCAGGTCTCCCAGTTCCTCGCAAAGATCGTCCATATCCTTGCGCTCAATAGCATCCGCTACCTCGTAGGCTTCCTCTATGGTGTAGGGCTTTATGGTCTCGAAGGTTTGCACGACATCCCACGGGCACCCGGTTTCTGGCTGGCGCAATGCCTCCATGATCTCGATGAGACGGGAAATATCTTTCGAGGCTTCCATGGCGGCTTTCCTGCGGGGTCAGTTCAAAGGAATGTTGTTGTCGGTCTTGGACGACTGATAACTGGTCGAGAGATCGTTATAAATGGCTTTGATGCGCGCCGTCTGCTCCCGCAGCCGGGTTTTCAACGGCTCATCTTCGCTCTCCACCAGATCCGCAATGAAGTAGGAGTTCCAGAACGCATTCTGGCGGCGATACCCGCCGGGCTCCAGCCCGAAGACTTCCTTCAGAATTTTCAGATCGTGCGGGATGGCGAAAGCATCGCGTGAATCTTCATGACTGAAGAAGGAGTAGAAATTATCGAAGCCCGCCCAAGTGATTGCCGACATGCACATGGTGCACGGTTCGTGGGTGGAAAGGAAGATGAGGTCTTTCGTATTCGGCTTCTCGCCAAGCTCATAAAACCGCTTCAATGTGTGGACCTCGCCATGCCAGAGCGGGTTCTCCAGCTCGTTATTGGTCTCGGCCAGCACGAGGGACAGATCCGACTTCCGCAATATGGCTGCTCCGAAGACCTTGTTGCCCAGCGACACGCCGCGGGCGGTCAGCGGCAGGATATCGTGTTCGATAACATCGAGGAGACGGGAGGCTATGGATTGCTCGGTCAAGGTATGGCCCTATCAATATGCAGCAGATTTTTTCGCCATGATTTAGACCAGAAAGTGGCGGAGAAATATAGGATTCTTATAGAAAATTCGGTGATTTACATAAGCCGTGGCGAATTGGTCGCATCGGTTGGTTTTCCTCTAAAACATGGCTTGCCGAGAAATAAAAATCTACTGCATTATGTCGAAGGAATTTTCGTACCTTCAACCTCAAACAGCGATCGGCGATATTGTGACCATGTCTGAAACACCTGCTTCCCACGCTGATGAGCGCCTGACGACCTTTCCCGCCTTTTTCAAGGTGGAGGGCAAGCGTGTTGCCGTATTCGGAAATGGCGATGAGGCCTATGCGAAGGTCCGTCTGCTGTCGAATACGAACGCTCACATCGTGGCTTTCGCTGACGAGCCCGAGGTTGATTACGCGGCCTTCCTGAGCAAGGAGCAGGTCAGTGTCACCGCGCAACGCTTCTCGCCTGAACAGGTTGAGGGCATGACCCTTGTCTTTGCCGCAACGGGCGACGAAGCGCTGGATCGCCAGATCGTCGACGCGGCTCGTGCCAAATCGATACCGGCCAATGCGGTCGATCAGCCCGGCTATTGCGATTTCTATACGCCAGGGCTCGTTGCGCGTGCCCCGCTTTCCGTCGCAATCTGCACCGAAGGGGCAGGGCCGGTTCTGGGCCAGATCGTGCGCGCCCGCATCGATCAGATGCTCGCACCTTCGCTCGGACGCCTTGCGCGTCTGGCCGTCGATTATCGCGATGCAGCTGAACGCACGATTGCCAAGGGCGCATTGCGCCGCAATTTCTGGCGCCGTTTCTTCTCCGGTCACGTGGCCGATGCTGTGGCGCTGGGCGATATGGATGCCGCGAAACGCGCCGCTGAAAATCTGCTTCAATCTCCGGAAAGCCCCGAAGGCTATGTCTGGCTCGTCGGCGCTGGCCCCGGTGCGGAAGATCTGCTGACGCTGCGTGCCCAGCGCGTTCTGATGCAGGCAGACGTCATCGTTTATGACGCCCTTGTGCCGCAGGAAATCGTCAATATGGGCCGCCGTGATGCGGATCGGCTTTCGGTCGGCAAGCGCAAAGGCTGTCACTCCAAGTCGCAGGAAGACATTAACAAGCTGCTGGTGTCTCTTGGGCTGGAAGGCAAGCGCGTGGTCCGTCTGAAATCAGGTGATCCGCTGGTTTATGGCCGTGCAGCCGAGGAAATGGCAGCGCTTCGCGAGGCTGGTATCGGCTACGAGATCGTGCCCGGTATCACGTCTGCTTTTGCGGCGGCGGCTGATTTCGAACTGCCGCTGACACTGAGAGGCGTCGCGTCGTCGCTCATCTTCACGACCGGCCATGATCTGGCTGGCGATGTGCTTCCCGATTGGGCGCGGCTTGCGGTCTCTGGTGCGACCATTGCCGTTTACATGGGTCGTTCCGTCGCTGCATCCGTTGCAACGCGCCTGATGAGCGCTGGTCTTAACGCGGATACGACGGTTGCCGTCATTGAAAATGCCAGCCGCAGCTATCGCCGGCTCATGCATGGCACGCTCAAGGATCTGCCGGATCTGGAGCATCGCGACGAGTTGACCGGTCCGGTCATGGTCATCATCGGCGACGCGGTTGCCGGTGCGAATTTTGAAAGATCCGAGGCGCTTGCAGTCTCCCCACTGCGCGCGGATCTGGAACAGGAGTATGCAAATGGTTGACAAGGTACTGACGGCCAACCGCCTGAGCGACGGCATTGCCGTGTGGCTGGATGCGAATGGCGAGTGGACGGAAAACCTTCAATCGGCTCTGGTCGCGCGCCACGCGGAAGCCGTTTCGTCGCTCGAGGAAATCGGCAAGCGCGATTTTTCCGCCAACAAGGTCGTTGATGTGAATGTCGTCGACGTGACCGAAGAGAACGGCCAGCT
This window contains:
- the hflX gene encoding GTPase HflX gives rise to the protein MRAVVLVPLLKQQRDAREATVTTPTRSTEAKLEKAKGLALAIDLTVTQGLIVPVSQPRPATLFGTGKIEEIGHLLDETDAGLVIVDHPLTPVQQRNLEKQWNSKVIDRTGLILEIFGRRASTKEGTLQVDLAHLNYQKGRLVRSWTHLERQRGGAGFMGGPGETQIEADRRLLQERIVRLERELEQVVRTRQLHRAKRRKVPHPIVALVGYTNAGKSTLFNRITGAGVLAEDMLFATLDPTLRRMKLPHGRTVILSDTVGFISDLPTHLVAAFRATLEEVLEADLVLHVRDMSDPDNAAQAGDVLRILSDLGIDEKVAEERIIEVWNKVDRLEPEAHDAIMQRAEGKANIRAVSAITGEGVDALMEEISKRLSGVLTETTIFLNVDQLPLLSWVYDNAIVDGREDREDGSVALDVRLSEMQGAELERRLGISAKAEPEDWER
- a CDS encoding GGDEF domain-containing protein, with protein sequence MYVRSQSKESVGLGHLAAGFFLIATASTLSGIGKLVEGCEHEFALTGNFAGLAGYTTFWIGMCRISSQRIRQKEWLVLLLPLGACSLLLATGLYTIPVARTISFQLTAASLLFASAYVVLSDRLIEPLPVRKALSIAIIASAVLTLLVVVGNILPETSVGLSRNSFFVSIVCHFAIAFFVMALVKERAEERLRRLAELDVLTGVPNRHSFSSRLPDVMRQGDAIVMIDIDYFKRINDGFGHLAGDEVLARVARELSSRVRPMDSFARFGGEEFILYQPGIGMEEALAFADSTRQIVSTIKHNIDEQRVSATLSMGLAICEDKMSAPLALIKKADMALYASKASGRDQLTLYRAEDFESAAPLEGIRQAS
- the mazG gene encoding nucleoside triphosphate pyrophosphohydrolase — its product is MEASKDISRLIEIMEALRQPETGCPWDVVQTFETIKPYTIEEAYEVADAIERKDMDDLCEELGDLLLQVVFHSRIAQEMGEFSFGDVVQAVTSKMIRRHPHVFAVSAADTPESVKLQWDQIKAAEKRERAERRASRGITEDFKAGFLGSIQRTQPALTEALKLQEQAARVGFDWSAPEPILDKIEEEIGELRQALAEGNPAKVTDELGDLIFALVNIGRHVKTDPENALRGTNTKFRRRFNHIETSLNASGSSLESATLEQMEELWQAAKAIERQLDTSRNG
- a CDS encoding deaminase, with the translated sequence MTEQSIASRLLDVIEHDILPLTARGVSLGNKVFGAAILRKSDLSLVLAETNNELENPLWHGEVHTLKRFYELGEKPNTKDLIFLSTHEPCTMCMSAITWAGFDNFYSFFSHEDSRDAFAIPHDLKILKEVFGLEPGGYRRQNAFWNSYFIADLVESEDEPLKTRLREQTARIKAIYNDLSTSYQSSKTDNNIPLN
- the cysG gene encoding siroheme synthase CysG, which translates into the protein MSETPASHADERLTTFPAFFKVEGKRVAVFGNGDEAYAKVRLLSNTNAHIVAFADEPEVDYAAFLSKEQVSVTAQRFSPEQVEGMTLVFAATGDEALDRQIVDAARAKSIPANAVDQPGYCDFYTPGLVARAPLSVAICTEGAGPVLGQIVRARIDQMLAPSLGRLARLAVDYRDAAERTIAKGALRRNFWRRFFSGHVADAVALGDMDAAKRAAENLLQSPESPEGYVWLVGAGPGAEDLLTLRAQRVLMQADVIVYDALVPQEIVNMGRRDADRLSVGKRKGCHSKSQEDINKLLVSLGLEGKRVVRLKSGDPLVYGRAAEEMAALREAGIGYEIVPGITSAFAAAADFELPLTLRGVASSLIFTTGHDLAGDVLPDWARLAVSGATIAVYMGRSVAASVATRLMSAGLNADTTVAVIENASRSYRRLMHGTLKDLPDLEHRDELTGPVMVIIGDAVAGANFERSEALAVSPLRADLEQEYANG
- a CDS encoding DUF2849 domain-containing protein translates to MVDKVLTANRLSDGIAVWLDANGEWTENLQSALVARHAEAVSSLEEIGKRDFSANKVVDVNVVDVTEENGQLWPTRLRERIRAAGPTMHYAKGFKPADAAFIAV